The Streptomyces kanamyceticus genome window below encodes:
- a CDS encoding MFS transporter: MAGPPAMAAALRHRRFRVLFASQVVSSVGDWLDYLALIVLVTYVWDQGAGALAAVSVATAVPLVLLAPVAGAVADRTRDRKAVLIGCDVARAALVLGFLAAPGLPVLLTLVVLKVSFSALFNPAYQSTLRSVVPERDMLSAMSLTVFANQAAKVAGPALSGLVVALWGVRAAFVADAATFVVSGLLLCAVRLPKRSARQETADGEPAAGRAAPPDARGKLWAETVEGVAFIARTPALIAVIGSMAATLFLVLAFDTLSPLAMRELDVGEQDLGYVVAAVGLGAVLGTLAISQWGTRVRPFVLLGAAQLLVGALVGVIGIGLAVGAGGHALLWMAVAFGVGFAAAGIMVVFPYVLHRETPQELIGRVTSTANAFPVLLQLAAPPLGALLAGWFSVGFVFRTAGAVLCAVGVVVWIYGRGEKVAGDGSKDLDGARGDAGSTGEPGQDRGTETDRGGQNLELLRGAGFPVDQLPDGQRAALSGLSDEEVATLIDVQSRIQARAPEVEAHSMEPIIGGVLF, encoded by the coding sequence ATGGCCGGGCCGCCCGCGATGGCCGCGGCGCTGCGGCACCGCCGCTTCCGCGTGCTCTTCGCCAGCCAGGTGGTCTCCAGCGTCGGGGACTGGCTGGACTACCTCGCGCTGATCGTGCTCGTCACCTACGTCTGGGACCAGGGCGCGGGCGCGCTCGCCGCGGTCAGCGTGGCCACCGCGGTGCCGCTGGTGCTGCTCGCCCCGGTGGCGGGCGCGGTCGCCGACCGGACCCGGGACCGCAAGGCCGTCCTGATCGGCTGCGACGTGGCGCGCGCCGCCCTCGTGCTCGGCTTCCTCGCCGCGCCGGGGCTGCCCGTGCTGCTCACCCTCGTCGTGCTCAAGGTCTCCTTCTCGGCCCTGTTCAACCCGGCGTACCAGAGCACACTGCGCTCGGTGGTGCCCGAGCGGGACATGCTCTCCGCGATGTCCCTGACCGTCTTCGCCAACCAGGCGGCGAAGGTCGCGGGCCCCGCGCTCAGCGGACTCGTCGTCGCCCTGTGGGGCGTGCGCGCCGCCTTCGTGGCCGACGCGGCGACCTTCGTGGTCTCCGGGCTGCTGCTCTGCGCCGTACGCCTGCCCAAGCGCTCCGCGCGCCAGGAGACGGCGGACGGCGAGCCGGCTGCCGGGCGCGCTGCGCCCCCCGACGCCAGGGGCAAGCTGTGGGCCGAGACCGTCGAGGGCGTCGCCTTCATCGCGCGCACGCCCGCGCTGATCGCCGTGATCGGCAGCATGGCGGCCACGCTCTTCCTGGTGCTCGCCTTCGACACGCTGTCGCCGCTCGCCATGCGCGAACTCGACGTGGGCGAACAGGACCTGGGGTACGTGGTGGCGGCCGTCGGGCTCGGCGCCGTGCTCGGCACGCTGGCCATCAGCCAGTGGGGCACGCGGGTGCGGCCCTTCGTCCTGCTCGGGGCGGCGCAGCTCCTGGTCGGCGCGCTCGTCGGGGTCATCGGGATCGGCCTCGCGGTGGGGGCGGGCGGGCACGCCCTGCTCTGGATGGCCGTCGCGTTCGGCGTGGGCTTCGCCGCGGCCGGGATCATGGTCGTCTTCCCGTACGTGCTGCACAGGGAGACTCCGCAGGAGCTCATCGGGCGCGTGACGTCGACCGCGAACGCCTTCCCCGTGCTGCTGCAGCTCGCGGCGCCGCCGCTCGGCGCGCTGCTCGCGGGGTGGTTCAGCGTCGGCTTCGTCTTCCGGACGGCGGGCGCGGTGCTCTGCGCCGTCGGCGTGGTGGTGTGGATCTACGGGAGGGGCGAGAAGGTGGCCGGTGACGGGAGCAAGGACCTCGACGGGGCGCGCGGCGACGCCGGGAGCACCGGGGAGCCGGGGCAGGACCGGGGAACGGAGACCGACCGCGGCGGACAGAACCTGGAGCTGCTGCGCGGCGCGGGCTTCCCCGTCGACCAACTGCCCGACGGGCAGCGCGCGGCGCTGTCCGGGCTCAGCGACGAGGAGGTGGCGACCCTGATCGACGTGCAGTCCCGGATCCAGGCGCGCGCCCCCGAGGTGGAGGCGCACAGCATGGAGCCGATCATCGGCGGCGTGCTGTTCTGA
- a CDS encoding radical SAM protein, with the protein MHLVELLAARSRPAAALLMTLTRRCPLSCAHCSTASTTDSEQLDAAPLTTFVATFTPEDRPDFLLLTGGEPLLRPRLVEDLAHRARAAGTRTQLLTGMFFARATRTPAPVAAALAAVDHVAASLDAFHEAEVPRARVFGVLRGLLDAGKDVSVQVTGLGPDDPYLADVTDDIRRTFGDRVPVLAAEVRAAGRAAQWLSAAPSAPAPAVPAADVPQGAAPCAMAAWPVVAFDGTVVACCNQNVVDGRGGRLAGPAGEFPGHLRLGHVADDGWPAVRRALVERPLLRGIRAFGPQYLARALAPDADSGRECAGYCGTCVSVLAAPGAAAAADAFMARAGTRVLEREINRLVEERGADGFLARHTVAAYRDLAALGAPAGPA; encoded by the coding sequence ATGCATCTGGTCGAACTGCTCGCGGCGCGGTCGAGGCCCGCGGCCGCCCTCCTGATGACGCTCACCAGGCGGTGCCCGCTCTCCTGCGCGCACTGCTCCACCGCGTCCACGACGGACTCCGAACAACTCGACGCGGCGCCCCTGACCACCTTCGTCGCGACCTTCACCCCCGAGGACCGGCCGGACTTCCTGCTCCTGACCGGCGGCGAGCCGCTGCTCAGGCCGCGCCTGGTCGAGGACCTCGCGCACCGGGCCCGCGCGGCGGGCACCCGCACCCAGCTCCTCACCGGCATGTTCTTCGCCCGCGCCACCCGTACCCCGGCCCCCGTCGCGGCGGCCCTCGCAGCCGTCGACCACGTGGCCGCCAGCCTCGACGCCTTCCACGAGGCGGAGGTGCCCCGCGCCCGCGTCTTCGGCGTGCTGCGCGGCCTGCTCGACGCGGGCAAGGACGTGAGCGTGCAAGTCACCGGGCTGGGCCCGGACGACCCGTATCTGGCCGATGTCACCGACGACATCCGCCGCACCTTCGGCGACCGCGTGCCGGTCCTGGCGGCCGAGGTGCGGGCGGCGGGCCGGGCCGCGCAGTGGCTGTCCGCCGCCCCTTCCGCCCCCGCCCCCGCCGTCCCCGCCGCCGACGTGCCCCAAGGCGCCGCGCCGTGCGCGATGGCCGCCTGGCCCGTCGTCGCCTTCGACGGGACCGTGGTCGCCTGCTGCAACCAGAACGTCGTGGACGGCCGGGGCGGACGCCTCGCGGGCCCCGCCGGAGAGTTCCCCGGCCACCTCCGTCTCGGCCACGTCGCCGACGACGGCTGGCCCGCCGTGCGCCGAGCACTTGTCGAGCGCCCGCTGCTGCGCGGCATCAGGGCGTTCGGCCCGCAGTACCTCGCCAGGGCGCTGGCGCCGGACGCCGACTCCGGCCGGGAGTGCGCCGGTTACTGCGGTACGTGCGTGTCGGTCCTGGCCGCGCCGGGTGCCGCGGCCGCCGCCGACGCCTTCATGGCGCGCGCGGGCACCCGCGTACTGGAGCGGGAGATCAACCGGCTCGTCGAGGAACGCGGCGCCGACGGCTTCCTCGCCCGGCACACGGTCGCCGCCTACCGGGACCTCGCCGCTCTCGGTGCCCCGGCAGGTCCCGCGTGA
- a CDS encoding NAD-binding protein: protein MVVCGGDNALAHRLAAELRGVYGEQVTLVVPPAGRGERAQATGRATALLGRITAAVSRTTGNAGGNGQGNGEGDGGVPRTIEAVELTDDVLVDAGVPQAAALALMHDDDETNIRTALAARRLNPCLRLVIRLYNRKLGQYLEDLLDQAAAVAGLAAAASSVTVLSDADTAAPALAATAVAGTSKVVHADGLLLRAVERTPPATGTVAPRGLATLALLSSTANDPAGSEGSDRAGGEAGPLLLPDDAAVAAAPGRGALVLEAVSYSGATPPPGFLAGRGVPLRQLFSRRLRWSVAGFAAAVLGMAIASIVTTADTSPLHATYLTLLDLFSINDPATEGPASRQILQLLAGLVGLLLLPILFAAVLEALGTFRTASSLRRPPRGLSGHVVLLGLGKIGTRVLARLRELDIPVVCVEADPEARGVSLARRLRVPTVIGDVTEEGVLEAAKIHRAHALLALTSADTINLEAALYARAVKPDLRVALRLYDDEFATAVYRTLRAAHPGALTRSRSVSALAAPAFAGAMMGRQILGALPVERSVLLFAVLDVERQPQLAGRTVAGVFRPGAWRVVALERSSGLEWELDPEYELRPSDRVVLAATRQGLAELLARRPLPASS from the coding sequence ATGGTCGTGTGCGGCGGCGACAACGCCCTCGCCCACCGGCTCGCCGCCGAACTGCGCGGTGTCTACGGCGAGCAGGTGACGCTCGTCGTGCCGCCCGCGGGACGGGGCGAGCGGGCCCAGGCGACGGGGCGGGCCACCGCGCTGCTCGGGCGCATCACCGCGGCCGTCTCCCGCACCACGGGGAACGCGGGCGGCAACGGCCAGGGGAACGGCGAAGGCGACGGCGGTGTGCCGCGGACCATCGAAGCGGTCGAACTCACCGACGACGTCCTGGTGGACGCGGGCGTCCCGCAGGCCGCCGCGCTCGCGCTCATGCATGACGACGACGAGACCAACATCCGCACCGCGCTCGCCGCGCGACGGCTCAACCCCTGTCTGCGCCTGGTGATCCGGCTCTACAACCGCAAGCTCGGCCAGTACCTGGAGGACCTGCTCGACCAGGCGGCGGCCGTCGCGGGCCTGGCCGCGGCCGCCTCCAGCGTCACCGTCCTGTCCGACGCCGACACCGCGGCCCCCGCGCTCGCGGCCACCGCCGTCGCCGGGACCAGCAAGGTCGTGCACGCCGACGGGCTGCTGCTGCGCGCCGTGGAACGTACGCCGCCCGCGACGGGCACGGTGGCGCCGCGCGGCCTCGCGACCCTCGCTCTGCTCTCCTCGACCGCCAACGACCCCGCGGGCTCCGAGGGTTCGGACCGCGCGGGCGGCGAAGCGGGGCCGCTGCTGCTTCCCGACGACGCCGCCGTGGCCGCGGCGCCGGGCCGTGGCGCGCTGGTCCTCGAAGCCGTGTCGTACTCCGGTGCCACGCCGCCGCCCGGGTTCCTCGCGGGGCGCGGCGTACCGCTGCGCCAGCTGTTCTCACGGCGTCTTCGCTGGTCGGTCGCCGGATTCGCCGCCGCGGTGCTCGGCATGGCGATCGCCTCGATCGTCACGACCGCGGACACCAGTCCGCTGCACGCGACGTACCTGACCCTCCTCGACCTCTTCTCGATCAACGACCCGGCGACCGAGGGCCCGGCCAGCCGACAGATCCTCCAGCTCCTGGCCGGTCTCGTCGGGCTGCTGCTCCTGCCGATCCTGTTCGCCGCCGTCCTGGAGGCCCTCGGCACCTTCCGCACCGCCTCCTCGCTGCGCCGTCCGCCGCGCGGTCTCTCGGGGCACGTCGTGCTGCTCGGGCTCGGCAAGATCGGTACCCGGGTCCTCGCGCGGCTGCGCGAGCTGGACATCCCGGTGGTGTGCGTGGAGGCCGACCCCGAGGCGCGCGGCGTCTCGCTCGCGCGGCGGCTGCGCGTGCCCACGGTGATCGGCGACGTGACGGAGGAGGGCGTCCTGGAGGCGGCCAAGATCCATCGCGCGCACGCCCTGCTCGCGCTCACCAGCGCGGACACCATCAACCTCGAAGCGGCCCTGTACGCACGGGCGGTCAAGCCCGATCTGCGGGTGGCGCTGCGTCTGTACGACGACGAGTTCGCCACCGCCGTCTACCGCACGCTGCGGGCCGCGCACCCGGGCGCCCTCACGCGCAGCCGCAGCGTGTCCGCGCTCGCCGCGCCCGCGTTCGCCGGGGCGATGATGGGCCGCCAGATCCTCGGCGCGCTGCCCGTGGAGCGCTCGGTGCTGCTCTTCGCGGTGCTCGACGTCGAGCGGCAGCCACAGCTCGCGGGCCGGACCGTCGCGGGGGTGTTCCGTCCCGGGGCGTGGCGGGTGGTCGCCCTGGAGCGCTCCTCGGGCCTGGAGTGGGAGCTCGACCCGGAGTACGAGCTGCGGCCCAGCGACCGCGTCGTACTGGCCGCCACCCGGCAGGGCCTGGCCGAACTCCTCGCCCGCAGGCCGCTGCCCGCCTCTTCGTGA
- a CDS encoding iron-containing redox enzyme family protein: MSGAGARVDAALGLLMPGLHAAVDRVWEVPEPDRIYPEFLVTTHHIIRASVPLMTVARTRCAELARHGADPVAEALIPYWEHHIAEERGHDTWVCEDLAALGHDPGRVWRRIPSGAVARLCGVPYLWIGGQHPVCLLGYQAVLEGSPPRPDVAEVLGARTGHPRAAFRTLARHAAADVGHGAELLGLLDELPLEERLSAAVVRSALHTVRSVVRVFEELVQPYAPATHLGSEGAR; encoded by the coding sequence GTGAGCGGCGCGGGCGCCCGGGTCGACGCCGCGCTGGGGCTGCTCATGCCCGGCCTGCACGCCGCCGTCGACCGGGTCTGGGAGGTGCCCGAACCCGACCGGATCTACCCGGAGTTCCTCGTCACGACCCACCACATCATCCGTGCGTCCGTCCCGCTGATGACCGTCGCGCGGACCCGCTGCGCCGAGCTCGCCCGGCACGGCGCCGACCCGGTGGCCGAGGCCCTGATCCCGTACTGGGAGCACCACATCGCCGAGGAGAGGGGCCACGACACCTGGGTGTGCGAGGACCTCGCCGCCCTCGGACACGACCCGGGCCGGGTCTGGCGGCGGATCCCGTCCGGCGCGGTGGCCAGGCTCTGCGGGGTCCCCTACCTCTGGATCGGAGGGCAGCACCCCGTCTGCCTCCTCGGCTACCAGGCGGTCCTGGAGGGCAGCCCGCCACGGCCCGACGTCGCCGAGGTGCTCGGCGCCCGCACCGGCCATCCGCGCGCGGCCTTCCGCACCCTGGCCCGGCACGCGGCGGCCGACGTCGGCCACGGCGCCGAACTCCTCGGCCTCCTCGACGAACTCCCCCTGGAAGAACGCCTTTCGGCGGCCGTGGTCCGCTCCGCGCTGCACACGGTGCGCTCGGTGGTGCGGGTCTTCGAGGAGCTCGTCCAGCCGTACGCCCCCGCGACGCACCTCGGCAGCGAAGGAGCCCGGTGA
- a CDS encoding metallophosphoesterase family protein: MASDKTPKLLAISDLHVAYQDNRDYVESLRPETDEDWLIVAGDVAERMADIEWALRTLTERFAKVVWSPGNHELWTPKDDPVQLRGEARYQHLVQLCRSLGALTPEDPYPVWRGAGGPVTVAPLFLLYDYSFRPEGTYTKEQALKAAHEAGVVCTDEYFLHPDPFETRDDWSRARVELTAKRLDARTPGLPTILINHWPLLREPTRILRYPEFALWCGTELTADWHLKYDAEAVVYGHLHIPRTTWHDGVRHVEASVGYPREWRRDFHPDPHLRQILPAPAE, from the coding sequence ATGGCATCCGACAAGACTCCGAAGCTGCTCGCGATCAGTGACCTGCACGTGGCCTATCAGGACAACAGGGACTACGTCGAGTCCCTGCGGCCCGAAACCGACGAGGACTGGCTGATAGTCGCCGGTGACGTGGCCGAGCGCATGGCCGACATCGAGTGGGCGCTGCGCACGCTCACCGAACGGTTCGCCAAGGTGGTGTGGTCGCCGGGCAACCACGAGCTGTGGACTCCCAAGGACGACCCGGTCCAGCTGCGCGGCGAGGCGCGCTACCAGCATCTCGTCCAGCTCTGCCGGTCGTTGGGGGCACTCACCCCCGAGGATCCGTATCCCGTGTGGCGCGGCGCGGGCGGACCGGTCACGGTGGCGCCGCTGTTCCTGCTCTACGACTACAGCTTCCGGCCCGAGGGTACGTACACCAAGGAACAGGCGCTCAAGGCCGCCCACGAGGCGGGCGTCGTCTGCACCGACGAGTACTTCCTGCACCCCGACCCGTTCGAGACCCGGGACGACTGGTCGAGGGCCCGCGTCGAACTCACCGCGAAGCGGCTCGACGCACGCACCCCCGGTCTGCCCACCATCCTCATCAACCACTGGCCGCTGCTCCGCGAACCCACCCGGATCCTGCGCTACCCCGAGTTCGCCCTGTGGTGCGGCACCGAACTGACCGCCGACTGGCACCTGAAGTACGACGCCGAGGCCGTCGTCTACGGCCATCTGCACATCCCGCGCACCACCTGGCACGACGGCGTGCGGCACGTCGAGGCGTCCGTCGGCTATCCGCGCGAGTGGCGCAGGGACTTCCACCCCGACCCGCACCTGCGGCAGATCCTGCCCGCGCCCGCGGAGTAG